One Paramisgurnus dabryanus chromosome 8, PD_genome_1.1, whole genome shotgun sequence DNA window includes the following coding sequences:
- the LOC135770583 gene encoding uncharacterized protein yields the protein MDPFILAKLHFFMSVSRSFQPFLTKYQTDAPMIPFLGRDLEDLIRSLLGRFIKRDVQVDVSPVKLVKIDVTDQKLWVTPKQVDIGMGATAALKGMSGSQIGGSERDVLLFMRDSQNALSKICQNILLKCPLKYPSVRNMMCLDPQNMHSEPDMCLQKMKALIMKFVQDKKLSGGVTAGDKIAQQFQKFLFSEARGEEFMAFSALDGKSRVDSFLHKAMNGYAELWSFVEKLLLLSHGQATVERGFSINKEVELCNMNEDTIVSQRLICDYVRMCGGVVKVPLTKELLNECASARNRYRIFLEDERKKKEKTKQVNKRKGAEDELEELRKKRRTISTVCETLEKDADGLAEKAENSGGTKMTELLTKSNSMRKRCKEKRGELIDLDREIEKRVAELRHMS from the exons ATGGATCCATTCATCTTGGCAAAGTTGCACTTCTTCATGAGTGTCTCAAGAAGTTTCCAGCCATTTCTCACCAAGTACCAGACAGATGCCCCGATGATTCCCTTCCTCGGCAGAGATTTGGAGGATCTAATCAGG AGCCTTCTCGGACGCTTCATAAAGCGAGACGTCCAGGTTGATGTTTCCCCTGTAAAGCTGGTCAAGATTGATGTTACAGACCAAAAGCTTTGGGTCACTCCAAAGCAAGTGGACATCGGCATGGGAGCCACAGCTGCCCTCAAG GGAATGTCAGGCAGTCAGATTGGTGGAAGTGAGCGTGATGTGTTACTATTCATGCGAGACAGTCAGAATGCTCTGTCAAAAATTTGTCAGAACATTTTATTGAAGTGCCCCCTGAAGTACCCCTCTGTCCGAAATATGATGTGCCTGGACCCCCAAAATATGCACAGTGAACCAGACATGTGCCTGCAAAAAATGAAGGCCCTCATCATGAAATTTGTGCAGGATAAGAAGCTGTCAGGAGGAGTCACAGCGG GTGATAAGATTGCCCAACAATTTCAAAAGTTCCTCTTCAGTGAGGCCAGAGGAGAGGAATTCATGGCCTTCAGTGCATTGGATGGAAAATCGCGAGTTGACAGCTTCCTGCATAAGGCCATGAATGGTTATGCAGAACTTTGGAGCTTTGTGGAAAAGCTGCTGCTTCTGTCTCATGGACAAGCTACTGTGGAGCGTGGGTTCTCCATAAACAAGGAGGTGGAGTTGTGCAATATGAATGAAGACACTATAGTCTCACAGAGACTAATCTGCGACTATGTGAGGATGTGTGGTGGGGTGGTGAAAGTACCACTAACTAAAGAGCTGCTAAATGAGTGTGCATCTGCACGCAACCGGTACAGGATCTTTTTGGAAGATGAGAGGAAGAAAAAGGAAAAGACAAAACAGGTGAACAAGAGGAAAGGGGCTGAAGATGAGCTTGAAGAGCTACGCAAGAAAAGAAGAACAATTTCCACTGTGTGTGAAACTCTAGAAAAGGATGCAGATGGCCTTGCAGAGAAGGCTGAGAATAGTGGAGGGACCAAGATGACAGAACTTCTTACTAAATCCAATTCCATGAGAAAAAGATGCAAGGAAAAGAGAGGGGAGTTGATTGACTTAGACCGTGAAATTGAGAAGAGAGTGGCAGAGCTACGCCACATGTCTTGA
- the LOC135720903 gene encoding olfactory receptor 52L1-like encodes MKNISFILDGYRGIYEQRYIFVAVLSLLYPVMIISNCLLIYIICVERVLHKPMYLFICNLACINLYGASAFAPFVLNKIMTRDYQIRWLSCLVQIFSIYTYGGCDITNLTVMAYDRYISICYPLQYEKIVTPRKVVVGIAVSWLLPFARNTVTIAMTAQLNICGVIIEKIYCDNFSLVKLACTDTLSFNIYSGVMMLQLCLTVMLVVIIFYTYVRIILICLQLSKGGRVKFSTCVPHLVALLNFVIGGCFEMFQTLFNMQHVPHTVRVVISLYVLILSPIISPIIYGVKTQKIKEVMFKKFTSST; translated from the coding sequence ATGAAAAATATTTCCTTTATACTGGATGGATACAGAGGAATATATGagcagagatatatttttgtgGCTGTTTTATCTTTACTATATCCAGTCATGATAATTTCGAACTGTTTACTCATATATATAATATGTGTTGAAAGAGTGCTACATAAACCAATGTACCTCTTTATTTGCAATTTGGCATGTATAAATTTATATGGGGCCTCTGCTTTTGCACCTTTTGTTTTGAATAAGATTATGACAAGGGATTATCAAATCAGATGGCTTTCTTGTCTTGTGCAAATCTTTTCTATTTATACCTATGGTGGCTGTGACATAACAAATCTTACGGTTATGGCTTATGATCGATATATATCTATATGTTATCCTTTACAGTATGAAAAAATAGTCACCCCTAGAAAAGTGGTTGTTGGTATTGCAGTTTCTTGGCTTTTGCCTTTTGCCAGAAATACTGTCACTATTGCAATGACAGCTCAACTTAACATTTGTGGAGTAATCATTGAAAAAATCTACTGTGATAATTTTTCTTTGGTGAAGTTGGCATGCACTGACACATTAAGTTTTAACATATATAGTGGAGTTATGATGTTACAGTTATGTCTTACAGTTATGCTGGTTGTCATTATTTTCTACACGTATGTAAGGATCATTCTTATCTGTTTGCAGCTGTCAAAAGGAGGGCGAGTTAAATTCAGCACATGTGTTCCCCATCTAGTTGCATTGCTAAACTTTGTAATTGGTGGATGCTTTGAAATGTTCCAAACTCTGTTCAATATGCAACATGTGCCTCACACTGTACGTGTAGTAATCTCTTTGTATGTGCTTATTCTGTCCCCTATCATTAGTCCAATTATCTATGGGGTAAAAACTCAAAAAATAAAGGAGGTCATGTTTAAAAAATTCACAAGTTCTACTTGA